A section of the Streptococcus oriscaviae genome encodes:
- a CDS encoding AraC family transcriptional regulator, with amino-acid sequence MNLLDQLLLRKTEHELLQEKQGFVSDYLDMQSVSQTPKLSQQFFFQNKDIFISKHSRFAAYPEHTHQFLEINYVYKGCCRQQINGQEFELKEGDILLMDVESRHSIEALGDEDILINLLFQNKDVSINWLKQLQGENSLLYQFLLSDSSQHFKRDNFLLLHTEENSPVRQILSEMMTEYLLPQEFSQQMLKHYLPLFFYQLARLLPTLEKTVDLHLEESTYAQILKIIDREYASIGLADLAQRLSFNKNYLSNLIKAESGQTFTQLVTQRKLMKAQLLLRTTQLPIQEIALSVGFSNKTYFYEKYKETFGHGPKVERKN; translated from the coding sequence ATGAATCTGTTAGATCAGTTATTATTAAGAAAAACAGAGCATGAACTCTTGCAGGAAAAACAGGGATTCGTATCAGATTATTTGGACATGCAATCCGTAAGTCAGACACCAAAACTCTCTCAACAGTTCTTCTTTCAAAACAAGGATATTTTCATTAGCAAGCACAGTCGCTTTGCTGCTTACCCAGAGCATACCCATCAATTTTTAGAGATCAATTATGTTTATAAGGGGTGTTGTCGCCAGCAGATTAACGGCCAGGAATTTGAATTGAAGGAGGGAGATATTCTGCTCATGGATGTGGAAAGCCGGCATTCCATTGAGGCATTGGGGGATGAGGATATTCTGATTAATCTCTTGTTTCAAAACAAGGATGTATCGATCAACTGGCTCAAGCAACTTCAGGGGGAGAACAGCCTGCTATATCAGTTCTTGCTGTCAGATTCCTCCCAACACTTCAAACGGGACAATTTCCTTTTGTTGCATACGGAGGAAAATAGCCCTGTCCGCCAGATTTTAAGTGAAATGATGACTGAATATTTGCTACCGCAGGAATTTTCCCAACAGATGTTGAAACACTATCTGCCACTTTTCTTCTACCAATTGGCTCGCCTATTGCCAACTCTTGAAAAAACTGTTGATTTACACTTAGAAGAATCAACCTACGCTCAAATATTGAAAATCATAGACCGCGAATATGCTAGCATCGGTCTTGCTGATCTAGCCCAGCGACTGAGTTTTAATAAAAACTACCTGAGCAACCTCATCAAAGCAGAATCTGGCCAAACCTTCACCCAACTAGTCACCCAACGCAAACTGATGAAGGCTCAATTATTACTGAGAACGACCCAACTCCCTATCCAAGAAATCGCCCTCAGCGTCGGTTTCAGTAATAAAACCTATTTTTACGAAAAATACAAAGAAACCTTCGGCCATGGACCGAAGGTAGAAAGAAAAAACTAG
- the rhaB gene encoding rhamnulokinase, producing MTYHVAIDIGASSGRVILANKIDGLELREIHRFKNGFVEADGHDRWDIDQLVDNVLIGLEKVKQSGVNTCTIGIDTWAVDYCLLDKNGNLLAQPIAYRDARTQGAMEQVFQHISKETIYQKTGIQFLNFNTLYQLFVEDRSLLEKTDKILMIPDYIAYRLTGKMTGEVTNWSTTQFMNLETRTFDKELLEVIGIETGKFPDLIEAGGFIGRLEVDGYDLPEAQVIAVGTHDTASAVVGVPATSENWAYISSGTWSLIGIESKQPIANQDSYLANYTNEWGAYQTYRFLKNITGMWCVQEIARLTDYRYSFKEMAEQAALVEPFQQEIDLNDDRFTNPENMIEEIKEACREIGQKVPESIGELVMAVYSNLAKAYGRELKQVEALTGQTIDCLHIVGGGSNISLLNQLTANVIGKEVIAGPGEATAIGNILVQMITTGEFENLQEARQWLAETSEFETFIPQL from the coding sequence ATGACCTATCATGTTGCCATTGATATTGGAGCATCTAGTGGCCGTGTGATCTTAGCAAATAAGATTGATGGATTGGAATTAAGAGAAATTCATCGTTTCAAAAATGGATTTGTGGAGGCTGACGGACATGACAGATGGGATATTGACCAGCTGGTTGACAATGTACTGATTGGGCTTGAAAAAGTGAAGCAATCTGGGGTAAACACCTGTACAATTGGTATTGATACCTGGGCTGTTGATTATTGTCTACTTGACAAAAATGGCAACCTACTAGCCCAACCAATTGCTTACCGGGATGCTAGAACTCAAGGGGCGATGGAACAAGTCTTTCAGCATATCTCAAAAGAAACCATTTATCAGAAAACAGGAATCCAATTTCTAAATTTCAATACCCTCTATCAGCTCTTTGTCGAAGACAGAAGTTTGTTGGAAAAAACAGATAAAATTCTTATGATTCCTGATTACATTGCCTACAGATTGACAGGAAAGATGACAGGAGAAGTGACCAATTGGTCAACGACCCAATTTATGAACCTTGAAACACGCACTTTTGACAAGGAGTTGTTGGAAGTGATTGGTATCGAGACTGGCAAGTTCCCTGATTTGATTGAAGCGGGTGGTTTCATCGGTCGGTTAGAAGTAGATGGATATGATCTACCAGAAGCACAAGTGATTGCAGTTGGCACACATGATACCGCTTCGGCCGTTGTGGGGGTTCCAGCGACTAGCGAGAACTGGGCCTATATTAGCTCAGGCACCTGGTCTTTGATAGGTATTGAATCTAAGCAGCCTATCGCCAATCAAGACAGCTATCTAGCCAATTATACAAATGAATGGGGCGCTTATCAGACATACCGATTCCTCAAAAACATTACAGGTATGTGGTGTGTCCAAGAAATTGCACGCCTGACAGATTATCGCTATTCCTTTAAGGAAATGGCAGAGCAGGCAGCCCTTGTTGAGCCATTCCAGCAAGAGATTGATTTGAATGACGATCGATTCACTAATCCTGAAAATATGATAGAAGAAATCAAAGAGGCTTGTCGTGAGATAGGGCAAAAAGTGCCTGAATCTATCGGAGAACTGGTTATGGCTGTCTATTCCAACTTAGCTAAGGCCTACGGACGAGAATTGAAGCAAGTTGAAGCATTAACTGGCCAGACCATCGATTGTCTTCATATCGTAGGTGGTGGCTCTAACATCAGCTTGCTCAACCAGCTAACCGCCAACGTCATCGGAAAAGAAGTGATTGCAGGACCAGGAGAGGCAACTGCAATTGGCAATATCCTAGTCCAGATGATTACGACAGGGGAGTTTGAAAATCTCCAAGAAGCTAGACAATGGTTAGCAGAAACATCTGAATTTGAAACATTTATACCACAACTGTAA